TTTCAATGCACCACGACAGTAGCACCAGAGATCGGGTGGCCCTCCTCACAGTTTCTGTCCCGACTTGTTCCGCGGGTTTCTGCATTCCATACAGTCCAAACCCAACAATCAATCGCCGAATCGCCGACGAAAAGCGTGAGTTCAAGGTGCGATCGGGCCACAAGTTCTCCATCGATCACttccataataataaataagattaCAAACGAACATTCGAACATCTTCTAAGCTCGACTCCTCTCGGTTGTCCAAATAAGGTAAAGAGCGGAAGCCAGGTGAGCGTCACCCCGGCGCTGCTCGGCTCCCATTGGCCAGCGTCACCAGGTCGAAACCGCGCAGGTGCTCATAAGCGCGCCCCCGCGCCGCTGCGCGCCACTGCTGTCGGGGACACCTGCGAGACAACGTTTCCGAACGGGACCCGACGCCTGCAGGCTGTTTCAGTGGGACCGCGTTCTGCCTTTCTGCGTTGTGCGGATctaagggtttttttttttttttattgtcctacTTTTTGCCAAATCCAGATTCCAGGCGCGATGAAGCTTCTTGTGTCCTTTGTCCTCGCCACCTTCGCTGTTGGCGCTCTTTCACAATGTAAGTTTTGAACTCCGCCAGTTTGTCGTGCGCCGCTGTTGTAATTTGATGGTATTGGTCGTTTTAAGTTTTTTGGAAGTAGGGTCTTTGTGCGGCACAGGTGCGACGCCCTGTTTCCCGGAAGAGTTTTCCACGCGATGACGTCACGTTTTTTGGGGTGGGAGGGGTAATGCTCGCTCCTCCCACATGTCCCCTGATTGAAAACTTGTGGTTTTTATAGGTACCTGTCCCACCCTGAAGTGGGGTATGTGTGACGcttctccctgtgtgtgtacTCATCCTGTCGATCAGGGCGTGAAGCTCCCGCTCGACTGTAATAAACGTGAGTTCACTTTGTTAATACGAAGTTCGTGGAATTGGTTTTTATCAGTGCTTCTGTAACTATTTCTTTGGCCGCCTCAAACTCCAGTGATTCCGAAATGCTTCCTGATGAAGATTGAGAGCTACAGAGCGAGGAACCAGCTGAGCACGCGTACTGGCATCGGCGGCAAGCCTGTGGAAACCGCTATTGTGGACAATGATGGGATCTACGATCCAGACTGTGAGGTGGACGGGAAGTTCAAGGCGAGGCAGTGCAACAACACCgatgtgtgctggtgtgtgaaCAGTGCGGGCGTCCGCAGAACCGACAAGGGAGACCAGAACCTGAAGTGCGACGAGCTGGTGGAGACCTAGTAAGTTGTCCTTGCTTTTGCGTCAAGTCGGCTAATTTCTCCCACACTGCAAGTTTCATTGACCAAATGGCTCATTTTCATCAGCTGGGTGCGTCTGGAATTGACTCACAAACCTTTTGGTGGAGTTCTGAATCAGGCTAACCTGCAGAGGTAAGGAGTTATCAGGAGATCTGTTGCTGGACCAGCAGTTTAAAGCCATCTTTCTAAACTGCATCTTTTGTCCACGCAGTGCCATGGTCGACGTGATGCAGAAGCGTTACAACTTCACAGCAGATTCTGCCCCTGAAGTGCAGGTTTGTAAATCCTAGTTGGTCTATACGCTTGTTTCATAGGTTTTGTGtaatttgcatgttttcttCTGCACGTGCAGTATGATCAGGACGCTCGCAAGATTGTTGTGGATGTTAAGAAACCTGTGGGTGACCGCCGCAAGGATCTTCCACGTATGGCCTACTATATGGAGAAAGATGTAAGTCTGTTATTGTGCAGCGAATTTCTTGGAATAGCCCTGGTGGGGCTTTTATtagaacttttattttaatttccctCCCCAGATCAAGGCCTTGCCCCTGTTCCTTAAGACGGACCCATTCCAGGCTACTGTTGCTGGCCAGCCTTTACAAATGGAGAACATAATCATCTACTATGTGGATGAGAAGGGCCCTACTTTCACCATGAAGCAGCTGACCAAGGGCGTGATTGCGGTCATTGTGGTGGTCATTCTTCTCGTCGTCGCCGGCCTCATTGGACTGGTGAGTTCGCGTCCAAGGAACGCGtttgattgcaaaaaaaaactacgaGTATTTAACTGCGATCTTTCCTCCCCTATTCAGTATTTCTTGAGAAGACGTGAGCGTGCCCAGTACAGTAAAGCTCAGgtaagattttattatttattattatttttttatataaatctacTGTGAAGCTGTGCTTTCAAACTAATGTTTGTTCTGTCACCAGGCAAGGGAAATGGAAAACATGTAATGCTGGGACTTCACACTTTAAACTTGAGGGAGACATCACGATATTGCTTTTGTTACACTTTGagttttagattttattttttttgtataaatgtcATAACTGTTACTTCAAGCAGGAAAGCCTTCTGATTTTTATTGAATATGTATGTTCCTGAGGTCTTGGTCTGTCTGGAATTGCCATTCAGTCAGATTATGTTCATTGTATGTTCATTCTGTTCTTAAACTCCTGGAAACCTGGACAAAGTTCACTCCATCTCCTCCTGCCCCAATGCTCTGGGTTCTTCAGTTAAtagcaacattttttatttgaccaGTTGAACATGTACTTCCTGTTTTTAAATTCTTGTGGGGATTTAATGTTTGTACAGTGtctttttgtaataaaattataataactcAAACTGACTCATTTTTATTAAGTagtctttttctccttctcccccTCCCCACCAGAGACTAATCGGTATGACTAGTTTTCATACTGATTTTTCCAGACTCTCTGCTCCAAGCCAGCGGTTATGCCTGAGCTGAGTTCTCTGTAGGTCATGTTAATGATTGGAGGCCAGTGTACTGCTCAGCTTGCAGTGCAGCTTTGGTTTTGTATAATGTGCAGTTAGGTACATTACTACATTTTCGTTTTGTGTTTATCAGGTTGAagttgctttatttatttttttaaatataagcCCTGAGTCTTACTGTTCAGCCACAGGACTTGTTAGTTCTTTGGGCAATAAAACGATTATATCGGTGCAATTTGTCTCCTGTGCCAGTTGTGATAAACTGAAGCAGTAcaataaaagaggaaaaaaaaaaatcttgtgttTATATAGTttgtaattttactttttttcttgccaCAATATCAGACTTACTTTGGATTGTGATGGTGAACACTGATTTTCGTTTCATCTATTACACATATTGAGACTTTAAGCCATGTGACGTTTTTACTTTTTCC
Above is a genomic segment from Denticeps clupeoides chromosome 8, fDenClu1.1, whole genome shotgun sequence containing:
- the epcam gene encoding epithelial cell adhesion molecule → MKLLVSFVLATFAVGALSQCTCPTLKWGMCDASPCVCTHPVDQGVKLPLDCNKLIPKCFLMKIESYRARNQLSTRTGIGGKPVETAIVDNDGIYDPDCEVDGKFKARQCNNTDVCWCVNSAGVRRTDKGDQNLKCDELVETYWVRLELTHKPFGGVLNQANLQSAMVDVMQKRYNFTADSAPEVQYDQDARKIVVDVKKPVGDRRKDLPRMAYYMEKDIKALPLFLKTDPFQATVAGQPLQMENIIIYYVDEKGPTFTMKQLTKGVIAVIVVVILLVVAGLIGLYFLRRRERAQYSKAQAREMENM